Below is a window of Malus domestica chromosome 13, GDT2T_hap1 DNA.
TACTTGAAAAGCACATCTAAACGAGTCCTAAATTGGTAATTAAGTTGTTGTCCTTAAATTGCAAGAATTGATACACCACAAAGACTTCAGTCGtgaaaattgaaattacaaGGACTAAAGTGGAGTTCTTCCTAAATTACAAGCATGAAAACCATGCCGGCATGTTATGAACCGAAATTTTTCTCAGCCATGCGAAATACGATCAGGTCCCATGGTGGGCTGGATAGAATTGGGCGTTAGAGACGACATTGGATTGGTAgatgttgcgagttatatattagttaaagtgtaaatagtagtttattgtcccacattggtgaagtacatatctaataccaattgtaactcctacaTATACTctactttggagattaatgaatatataagaaattcccaaatattatcatatatatttttggtatttaccatgtttagtttaatatggcATCAGAGCAGTTCGCTCTTGGTGACTTGGAAGACATAACTTGTAACTCATGTATGAGGATAGGTTACTGTATTATGGATTCATAACCCATCATGTGCACTCTTGTCCATCTTACATTTTGGCACAACAAACACAGACTGGACTCAAAATCTATTTTAATTGATCACAACCTACCACATCCAGTTTAGGGGCCTTAGGTTTTAGATGACATGGTTTTATAAGTTTTTAGAGTGACAATAAGGACTCCCTCATAATTTACTATTTCTAATATTCACAAAAGATAATGACTGGTTTATTTTCATATGTTTAGGCAGTAGTTTCTAGTCTTGGGAGCAACAATGTGATGGTTATACTTGATAATCACTTAAGCACTCCTGGGTGGTGTTGCAATAACAACGACGACAATGGTTTCTTTGGTGACAAGTATTTCAACCCGGACCTTTGGATCACTGGCCTAACTCGAATGGCCACATTGTTCAAAGGCGTCAGTAATGTGGTGGGCATGAGCTTGAGGAATGAGCTGCGAGGCCCCAAACAGAATGTTGACGACTGGTACAAGTAAGTGCGTCATTTCATTTCCAGCTGAAAATGAATTCACGTATTATAACATAAGTGATTCAGTTATCCCACATGGTTCACAAGGCATTTTTGTAACATCAATACATAACCTAGGGCTATATCTATCTTACCTGGATTATTTTGGCTAACCTATTTGGTTTATATTTAATAGTGTAGATAGTGGGTTTTTCGTTGTACAGCATAATTGATGTCTTTCTTTATGCATACGACTGATCAAAACGAATTAATGGTAATTACTTGTAACTTGTATGAAATATCCGTTGTATAGGTACATGCAAAGAGGAGCTGAGGCGGTGCACTCGGCAAACGCAGACGTGCTTGTCATTCTCTCTGGCTTGAGTTTTGACACGGACTTATCTTTCCTCGCCAAACGACCCGTGAGCCTCACATTTGCCGGGAAAACAGTATTTGAAGTGCACTGGTATGGATTTTCAGATGGGCAGGCGTGGAAGAACGGCAATCCCAACCAAGTGTGCGGCCAAGTATACAATAACGTGAAGAGAAAGTCAGGATTTTTGCTTGACAATGGGTTGCCATTGTTTGTGAGTGAGTTTGGGGTGGACCACAGGGGCACCAATGTAAATGACAACAGGTACTTAAACTGCTTCATGGCTGCTGCAGCTGAATTTGATGTGGATTTTGCTCTCTGGACCCTGGTTGGGAGTTATTATTTAAGGCAAGGGGTGGTGGGTATGGAAGAGTATTATGGAATCTTGAACTGGGATTGGAGCGATATCAGGAATTCAAGCCTAACTCAGAGGCTCTCTGTCCTCCAATCTCCTTTGCAAGGTAACACCGTGTTTCATTTTCATCGATTAATGTTGCTAGGGTCAGACGCTTCCGCTTGCAAGTGATTTCTGACGGTTAATTAGATGTGGACCTTGCTCGCCCACATAGGCCACTGGTGCAGCACATAATCTTTGTTTCATTGAAGAGATTTGAATCATATATTTCATTTTTTGGAGGGTTGACGCTAATTTGCTTGTGGCAAACATGGGTGTAGAATATCGCTTGTGTCAGAAAGGTTTATTATGTGTTTGTGTTGTTTGCAGGGCCAGGCTTAGCTCAATCCAGGATGCATAAAATCATTTTCCATCCAGCCACAGGCCTCTGCCTCCTAAAAGTCGGATTCCTTGGCCCTTTGAAGTTAGGTCCATGCTCCCAGTCTGGAGCCTGGGCCTATTCATCGAGGAAGGTCCTAACGCTGAAAGGAACGTA
It encodes the following:
- the LOC103452050 gene encoding glycosyl hydrolase 5 family protein-like, with translation MAKPVISLFSFLSIISLLTLAPAASALPLSTSSRWIVDESGQRVKLACVNWVSHLDAVVAEGLSKQPVDAIAKRIASLGFNCVRLTWPLLLATNETLAAVTVRQSFQSLGLLESISGIQSNNPALVDLPLLKAYQAVVSSLGSNNVMVILDNHLSTPGWCCNNNDDNGFFGDKYFNPDLWITGLTRMATLFKGVSNVVGMSLRNELRGPKQNVDDWYKYMQRGAEAVHSANADVLVILSGLSFDTDLSFLAKRPVSLTFAGKTVFEVHWYGFSDGQAWKNGNPNQVCGQVYNNVKRKSGFLLDNGLPLFVSEFGVDHRGTNVNDNRYLNCFMAAAAEFDVDFALWTLVGSYYLRQGVVGMEEYYGILNWDWSDIRNSSLTQRLSVLQSPLQGPGLAQSRMHKIIFHPATGLCLLKVGFLGPLKLGPCSQSGAWAYSSRKVLTLKGTYFCIQADKLNKPAAVGILCTTRNSQWDIISDSKLHLQSKTMDGTEVCLDVDSSNTVVTNSCNCLSRDSSCDPGNQWFKLVDSTINSSPKSPMLELQSVVHMIEATI